In the Helicobacter typhlonius genome, one interval contains:
- a CDS encoding relaxase/mobilization nuclease domain-containing protein: MIKLLSNLSVKGVKNALNYVIRNSESTFALNQDNELVSLEDIMNDWQKDFSSKENAKEAWHFTFSLDEAVDKHSLEALKISVSEVMKKNFFEYKFVSVIHSHQNKPHIHIILNKNNIFSRKKLHFKSKQDIKDFWNLLREDFKNSLNFHNPNLNYENKYKFERDLLKQHARASLEIPLNINNEISKSMHSIVNKISLYESKIQTINEAIRQKVATKILFVNEAKELMTSGNKLYYKKLKLVKSHNSEISELKQSLQDYKTKIKALRAIEKELNYERLSYKNDYATLAKKQAYLKFLESNVTNKNYSKNDVYLISQIKNDLFVNEAKLEKHFKENLELDLLLSNSLNKKSNAFTLINMAKDLEYHLNAINRIDISLDLNDKIQAYAHKLSKNKDFVINLCKEKQNNLLKGERSKFKENELKALSQFLNTPYTFESTQEKISSAKIERTKMIADSRLDIDEFIDWYCKKQDIRNKSFYEAKLKEKIQANTFENFKQLYKEFEYDRAKGMGR, from the coding sequence ATGATAAAGCTTTTATCAAATCTTTCTGTAAAAGGTGTTAAGAATGCGCTTAATTATGTTATACGCAATTCTGAATCTACATTTGCACTCAATCAAGACAATGAACTCGTGAGCTTAGAGGACATTATGAATGATTGGCAAAAAGATTTTTCATCAAAAGAGAACGCAAAAGAAGCGTGGCACTTCACATTTTCGCTTGATGAGGCTGTGGATAAACATAGCCTTGAAGCATTAAAAATCTCTGTGAGTGAAGTAATGAAAAAGAATTTCTTTGAATACAAGTTTGTAAGTGTTATTCACTCTCATCAAAATAAACCACACATCCACATTATCTTAAACAAAAACAATATATTTTCTCGTAAGAAACTACATTTCAAGAGTAAGCAAGATATAAAGGATTTTTGGAATCTCTTGCGTGAAGATTTTAAAAACTCTCTTAACTTTCATAATCCAAACTTGAACTATGAGAATAAGTATAAATTTGAGCGCGATTTATTAAAACAACACGCTAGAGCTTCACTTGAAATACCGCTTAATATTAATAACGAGATTTCAAAAAGTATGCACTCCATTGTCAATAAAATTTCGCTTTATGAGAGTAAAATTCAAACTATTAATGAAGCAATAAGGCAAAAGGTTGCAACAAAAATTCTCTTTGTCAATGAAGCTAAAGAACTTATGACAAGTGGCAATAAACTCTATTATAAAAAATTAAAGCTTGTTAAAAGCCATAATAGTGAGATTAGTGAGCTTAAGCAATCATTGCAAGATTATAAAACTAAGATAAAAGCTCTTAGAGCCATAGAAAAAGAATTAAACTATGAGCGATTGAGCTATAAAAATGACTATGCTACACTTGCTAAAAAACAAGCTTACTTAAAATTCTTAGAATCTAATGTTACTAACAAAAATTATTCAAAAAATGATGTGTATCTCATCTCCCAAATTAAAAATGATTTGTTTGTTAATGAAGCAAAGTTAGAGAAGCACTTTAAAGAGAATTTAGAGCTTGATTTACTGCTTTCAAATTCACTCAATAAAAAATCAAATGCCTTTACACTTATTAATATGGCAAAAGACTTAGAATATCATCTCAATGCGATTAATCGTATAGATATAAGTTTGGATTTAAACGATAAGATTCAAGCTTATGCCCATAAGCTAAGTAAAAATAAAGATTTTGTAATAAATCTCTGTAAAGAGAAGCAAAATAATCTTTTAAAAGGGGAAAGAAGCAAGTTTAAAGAGAATGAGCTTAAGGCTTTAAGTCAATTCTTAAACACGCCTTATACTTTTGAATCTACTCAAGAAAAAATTTCATCTGCCAAAATAGAAAGAACAAAAATGATTGCAGATTCTCGCCTTGATATTGATGAGTTTATA